A stretch of the Jatrophihabitans sp. genome encodes the following:
- a CDS encoding DUF1905 domain-containing protein: protein MNLEFSGELWFWRGPAPWHFITVAEPECRQLEAASPVLSYGWGMIPVAARIGATEWKTSLWPKDGLYVVPVKAWVRKAEGLELGDVLTVRLSLDL, encoded by the coding sequence ATGAACCTGGAGTTCAGCGGCGAGCTGTGGTTTTGGCGAGGGCCGGCGCCATGGCACTTCATCACCGTCGCCGAACCGGAGTGCCGCCAGCTGGAAGCGGCCTCCCCGGTGCTCTCCTACGGCTGGGGGATGATCCCGGTCGCGGCGAGGATCGGGGCGACCGAGTGGAAGACGTCGCTGTGGCCTAAGGACGGGCTCTATGTCGTGCCGGTCAAGGCGTGGGTGCGCAAGGCCGAAGGGCTGGAGTTGGGCGACGTGCTGACGGTGCGCCTGAGCCTGGACCTCTGA
- a CDS encoding CoA transferase, translating to MTDPEQQARQRPDPAGGPLADLLVIDLSRALAGPHAAMMLGDQGARVIKVEAPGHGDDTRGWGPPFLHPTEGERESTYFLSCNRNKESITLDLKDPAGAATLARLVRQADVLVENFRTGVLDRLGFSMDRLHELNPGLVILSITGFGHDGPEGGRPGYDQIAQGEGGLMSLTGSSPDEPTKVGVPIADLLAGMYGAYGVLAALHERRATGRGQVVRTSLLAGMVGVHAFQGTRYTVAGEVPQVAGRHHPSICPYGLFSAADGMVQIAVGSDRLWEAFAAAFGLDRPQWSRNADRVADREAVIAAVDKAFGGYTRERLMALLSELGTPAGQVRSLDEVYEWEQTRSQGLLIEVEHPSLGAVALPGPPVRYDTGGRQEHQPPPTLGQHNDAVLAWLDEVDPPEAG from the coding sequence ATGACCGACCCCGAGCAGCAGGCCCGGCAGCGCCCCGACCCGGCCGGCGGGCCGTTGGCCGACCTGCTGGTGATCGACCTGTCCCGGGCGCTGGCCGGCCCGCACGCGGCGATGATGCTGGGCGATCAGGGCGCCCGGGTGATCAAGGTCGAGGCGCCGGGGCACGGCGATGACACCCGGGGCTGGGGGCCGCCCTTCCTCCACCCCACCGAGGGCGAGCGCGAGTCGACCTACTTCCTGTCCTGCAACCGGAACAAGGAGTCGATCACCCTGGACCTGAAGGACCCGGCCGGCGCGGCGACGCTGGCCCGGCTGGTCCGGCAGGCCGACGTCCTGGTGGAGAACTTCCGAACCGGAGTGCTCGACCGGCTGGGATTCTCGATGGACAGGCTGCACGAGCTCAACCCCGGTCTGGTGATCCTCTCGATCACCGGCTTCGGCCACGACGGCCCCGAAGGCGGCCGGCCGGGCTATGACCAGATCGCCCAGGGCGAGGGCGGGCTGATGTCGCTGACCGGCTCATCGCCGGATGAGCCGACCAAGGTCGGCGTGCCGATCGCGGACCTGCTGGCCGGGATGTACGGCGCCTACGGGGTGCTGGCCGCCCTGCACGAGCGGCGCGCCACCGGCCGGGGTCAGGTGGTGCGCACCTCACTGCTGGCCGGCATGGTCGGCGTGCACGCCTTTCAGGGCACCCGCTACACGGTGGCCGGCGAGGTGCCGCAGGTGGCCGGGCGCCACCATCCCTCGATCTGCCCGTACGGGCTGTTCTCAGCCGCGGACGGGATGGTGCAGATCGCGGTGGGCAGTGACCGGCTGTGGGAGGCGTTCGCGGCCGCTTTCGGCCTCGACAGGCCGCAGTGGTCCCGCAACGCCGACCGGGTCGCCGACCGCGAGGCGGTGATCGCCGCCGTCGACAAGGCCTTCGGCGGCTACACCCGGGAGCGGTTGATGGCGCTGCTGTCCGAGCTGGGCACCCCTGCCGGGCAGGTGCGCTCGCTCGATGAGGTCTATGAGTGGGAGCAGACCCGGTCGCAAGGACTGCTGATCGAGGTCGAGCATCCCAGCCTTGGCGCCGTGGCCCTGCCCGGGCCGCCGGTCCGCTACGACACCGGCGGACGCCAGGAGCACCAGCCGCCGCCGACGCTCGGGCAGCACAATGACGCGGTTCTGGCGTGGCTGGACGAGGTGGACCCGCCCGAGGCCGGCTAG
- a CDS encoding metallophosphoesterase, whose amino-acid sequence MIAAAGDIACDPDDADFNGGLGVAGHCHMKATAALVQGIRPKTVLELGDAQYNSGSSSDFLASYDKSWGVLKTLTRPVVGNHEYGTSGAAGYFGYFKTAATGGSSCLSNCPGYYSFNLGSWHIVAINTECTRINNGVGCAVGSPQEKWLKADLAQYPTKCTLVFGHRPRWSSNSFASSDIAPLVNAMVAAGVDLYLAGHSHSYERFAPMSASGAASSTGMTEIVVGTGGSFYSGFGTTAANSVVRKSNIFGVLKTTLRPTSYTWSFVPDSSTPFSDSGSRNCN is encoded by the coding sequence GTGATCGCCGCGGCCGGCGACATCGCCTGCGATCCCGATGACGCCGACTTCAATGGGGGGTTGGGTGTCGCCGGGCACTGCCACATGAAGGCCACAGCGGCCCTCGTCCAGGGCATCCGCCCGAAAACGGTGCTCGAATTGGGTGACGCCCAGTACAACTCAGGCAGTTCCAGTGACTTCCTCGCCTCCTATGACAAATCGTGGGGCGTGCTGAAGACGCTCACCCGTCCTGTGGTGGGCAACCATGAGTACGGCACGAGCGGCGCGGCAGGTTACTTCGGTTATTTCAAGACAGCTGCGACCGGCGGCTCGAGCTGCCTGTCCAACTGCCCCGGGTACTACAGCTTCAATCTCGGCAGCTGGCACATCGTGGCGATCAACACCGAATGCACCAGAATCAACAACGGCGTGGGTTGTGCCGTCGGCTCACCGCAGGAGAAGTGGTTGAAGGCCGACCTCGCCCAGTACCCCACGAAGTGCACCCTGGTGTTCGGCCATCGGCCGCGGTGGAGCTCCAACAGCTTCGCCAGCTCCGACATCGCCCCGCTGGTCAATGCCATGGTCGCGGCCGGGGTGGACCTGTACCTGGCAGGGCATTCCCACAGCTATGAGCGCTTCGCACCCATGAGCGCCTCCGGAGCCGCGAGTTCGACCGGCATGACCGAGATCGTGGTGGGGACCGGTGGCTCGTTCTACAGCGGCTTCGGAACGACCGCGGCCAACAGCGTCGTGCGCAAGTCGAACATCTTCGGAGTGCTGAAGACGACGTTGCGGCCCACCAGTTACACCTGGTCCTTCGTGCCTGACAGCAGCACCCCGTTCAGCGACTCCGGCTCTCGTAATTGCAACTAG
- a CDS encoding TIM-barrel domain-containing protein, producing MDQRYRLPTRPVTDPRAVVRGPDYRITVLADGLLRLEHSADEAFEDRASAFAINRELPVPAFEVVETDSHLEVLTERLQLVYDRGPFSTSGLSVQVRGGVSSWHSVWRYGDRPADGDGNLGGTARTLDMADGALPVEPGVLSRNGYAMIDDSRTPVLNSDGWVSPRPGDAEDLYVFAYGRDYPQALRALYALSGGQPLLPRWALGNWWSRYHRYSAAEYLALLDRFAEEGIPFSVAVLDMDWHLVDVEPRFGSGWTGYTWNRELFEDPPAFLAELHRRGLKVTLNDHPADGVRAYEDAYPAMAQALGLDPASERPIAFDVTDPDFLTAYFQILHRQLEEQGVDFWWLDWQQGPHSRIAGIDPLWMLNHFHFLDSARDGRRPLTFSRYAGPGSHRYPVGFSGDTITTWASLDFQPEFTATASNIGYGWWSHDIGGHMGGAKDDELATRWLQLGVFSPICRLHSVLSPFTSKEPWQFGPQARQAMTSALRLRHRLLPYLHTMNHRAAHQGVPLVTPMYYEYPWSPHAYRVRNQFAFGSQLIVAPITAPADRRLLLGAVTAWLPPGTWVDLFTELVYDGDREMRLHRGPDSVPVLARSGAIVVLDDAATPAADNPAALEVLLVVGEDGSFELVEDDGLGPGDDRRRWASTPLSFDQATGVLRIGPVSGNAGCLPARRGWTVTLLAYDGGAAEPRASVDGAAVPVTVRRDGRRMSVRVAEAPVSSTVRVSLGARPALAPNDVEDRLFALLHRAQLSYELKTQVFEAVRAQTPLTTRLSQLQALDSGAALEAAVFELLLARPAGADPAPAAG from the coding sequence ATGGATCAGCGCTACCGCCTGCCCACCCGCCCGGTCACGGACCCTCGGGCGGTCGTGCGAGGTCCGGACTACCGGATCACCGTGCTGGCCGACGGTCTGCTGCGCCTGGAGCATTCCGCTGACGAGGCGTTCGAGGATCGCGCCTCGGCGTTCGCGATCAACCGCGAGCTGCCGGTGCCGGCCTTCGAGGTGGTCGAGACCGATTCCCATCTGGAGGTTCTCACCGAGCGGTTGCAGCTGGTCTATGACCGCGGCCCGTTCTCGACCTCGGGGCTGAGCGTGCAGGTCCGCGGCGGGGTGAGCAGCTGGCACAGCGTCTGGCGCTACGGCGACCGCCCGGCCGACGGCGACGGCAATCTCGGCGGCACCGCCCGCACCCTGGACATGGCAGACGGCGCGCTGCCAGTGGAGCCAGGGGTGCTCTCGCGCAACGGCTACGCGATGATCGACGATTCGCGCACCCCGGTCCTGAACTCCGACGGCTGGGTCAGCCCTCGGCCCGGCGACGCCGAGGACCTCTACGTCTTCGCCTACGGCCGGGACTACCCGCAAGCGCTGCGGGCCCTGTACGCGCTGTCCGGAGGGCAGCCGCTGCTGCCGCGCTGGGCGCTGGGCAACTGGTGGAGCCGCTATCACCGTTACAGCGCCGCCGAGTACCTGGCGCTGCTGGACCGCTTCGCCGAGGAGGGCATCCCGTTCTCCGTGGCGGTGCTGGACATGGACTGGCACCTGGTCGACGTCGAGCCGCGGTTCGGCAGCGGTTGGACCGGCTACACCTGGAACCGCGAGCTGTTCGAAGACCCGCCGGCGTTCCTGGCCGAACTCCACCGGCGCGGGCTCAAGGTCACCCTCAACGACCACCCGGCCGACGGCGTGCGCGCCTACGAGGACGCCTACCCGGCGATGGCCCAGGCGCTGGGCCTGGACCCGGCCAGCGAGCGTCCGATCGCCTTCGACGTGACCGACCCCGACTTTCTGACGGCCTATTTCCAGATCCTGCACCGGCAGTTGGAGGAGCAGGGCGTCGACTTCTGGTGGCTGGACTGGCAGCAGGGCCCGCACAGCCGGATCGCGGGCATCGACCCGCTGTGGATGCTCAACCACTTCCACTTTCTCGACAGCGCCCGCGACGGCCGGCGGCCGCTGACCTTCTCTCGCTACGCCGGCCCCGGCAGCCACCGCTATCCGGTCGGCTTCTCCGGCGACACCATCACCACCTGGGCGTCGCTGGACTTCCAGCCGGAGTTCACCGCGACCGCGTCCAACATCGGCTACGGCTGGTGGAGTCACGACATCGGCGGGCACATGGGCGGCGCCAAGGACGACGAGCTGGCCACCCGGTGGCTGCAGCTCGGGGTCTTCTCACCGATCTGCCGGCTGCACTCGGTGCTCAGCCCGTTCACCAGCAAGGAGCCCTGGCAGTTCGGGCCTCAGGCGCGACAGGCGATGACCAGCGCGCTCCGGCTGCGCCACCGGTTGCTGCCCTACCTGCACACCATGAACCACCGGGCCGCCCACCAGGGCGTGCCGCTGGTGACGCCGATGTACTACGAGTACCCGTGGTCACCGCACGCCTACCGCGTCCGGAACCAGTTCGCCTTCGGCAGCCAGCTGATCGTCGCCCCGATCACCGCCCCAGCCGATCGGCGGCTGCTGCTGGGCGCGGTGACCGCGTGGCTGCCGCCGGGAACCTGGGTCGACCTGTTCACCGAGCTGGTCTATGACGGCGACCGGGAGATGCGGCTGCACCGCGGGCCGGACAGTGTTCCGGTGCTGGCGCGGTCCGGCGCCATCGTGGTGCTCGACGACGCCGCGACGCCGGCCGCCGACAACCCGGCGGCTCTGGAGGTGCTTCTGGTGGTCGGCGAGGACGGGTCCTTCGAGCTCGTCGAGGATGACGGCCTCGGGCCAGGTGATGACCGGCGACGGTGGGCGAGCACTCCGCTGAGCTTTGATCAGGCCACCGGCGTCCTGCGGATCGGCCCGGTCAGCGGCAATGCCGGGTGCCTGCCTGCCCGGCGCGGCTGGACGGTGACGCTGCTGGCCTACGACGGCGGCGCGGCCGAGCCGCGGGCCAGCGTCGACGGCGCGGCGGTCCCGGTCACCGTGCGCCGCGACGGCCGCCGGATGAGCGTGCGGGTGGCCGAGGCGCCGGTGAGCTCGACCGTCCGGGTAAGCCTCGGCGCCCGGCCGGCGCTTGCCCCCAACGACGTCGAGGACAGGCTGTTCGCCCTGCTGCACCGGGCTCAACTGTCCTACGAGCTCAAGACCCAGGTCTTCGAGGCGGTCCGGGCCCAGACGCCGTTGACCACCAGGCTGTCGCAGCTGCAGGCTTTGGACTCGGGCGCCGCGCTGGAGGCGGCGGTCTTCGAACTGCTTCTGGCCAGGCCGGCCGGCGCCGACCCAGCGCCGGCTGCGGGCTGA
- a CDS encoding YcnI family protein: MSRYHRGLAVAVVLLGAWAAGFLGAGAAAAHVSVSSPAAVQGGYASLTFKVPTESDTASTTRLKVQLPPDQPLASVSVLPTPGWAHTVTKAKPASPVGSGASEAVSVIEWKADSAASAIKPGEFNQFTISVGPLPKAPSMTFKAIQTYSDGAVVSWIEEAAEGSTAEPEHPAPVLKLAAASGTDSAGHLTSTGSTASPGSTAPAGSTASASASPSQLTVSGSSEGGSDARANTALGLGALGVLLGGMALAAVVWGRRPNRTG; the protein is encoded by the coding sequence GTGAGTCGCTATCACCGTGGCCTAGCCGTCGCAGTCGTCCTGCTCGGCGCCTGGGCAGCTGGTTTTCTCGGCGCGGGCGCGGCCGCGGCCCATGTGAGCGTGTCTAGCCCGGCTGCGGTGCAAGGCGGGTACGCCAGCCTGACGTTCAAGGTGCCTACCGAGTCGGACACGGCGAGCACCACAAGGCTGAAGGTGCAGCTGCCGCCCGACCAGCCGCTGGCGTCGGTGTCGGTGCTGCCGACTCCCGGTTGGGCCCACACGGTGACCAAGGCCAAGCCGGCGAGCCCGGTCGGCTCCGGCGCCAGCGAGGCGGTCAGCGTCATCGAGTGGAAGGCCGACAGCGCCGCGAGCGCGATCAAGCCGGGTGAGTTCAACCAGTTCACGATCAGTGTCGGCCCGCTGCCCAAGGCGCCGTCGATGACGTTCAAGGCGATCCAGACCTACAGCGACGGCGCGGTCGTCTCGTGGATCGAGGAAGCCGCCGAGGGCAGCACCGCCGAGCCCGAGCATCCGGCGCCCGTCCTGAAGCTGGCGGCGGCGAGTGGGACTGACTCGGCCGGGCACCTGACGTCCACCGGCAGCACGGCATCGCCTGGCAGCACGGCGCCAGCCGGCAGCACGGCATCAGCGTCGGCCAGCCCGTCCCAGCTGACTGTGTCCGGCAGCTCGGAGGGCGGCAGCGACGCACGGGCCAACACCGCGCTCGGGCTGGGCGCCCTCGGCGTCCTGCTCGGCGGGATGGCGCTGGCAGCCGTTGTGTGGGGCAGGCGTCCCAACCGGACGGGCTGA
- a CDS encoding carbamate kinase translates to MRVVIAVGGNAMTAADGSARPQDQQSAIERAVEPIAELICAGHQVVLTHGNGPQVGNLLVKNELAASVVPPVPLDWCGAQTQATVGLLILNALDRALAARNSQARTAVVVSRTEVAADDPAFSAPSKPIGRYLSRADAAVMTGHGQHWQDRGERGWRRVVASPEPLRCLDAPAVVALLAAGFAVVCSGGGGIPVVADGSPGGYRGVEAVIDKDLTAALLADALAADRLVIATDVEHAVLGWGTDSATPLAGVDVDDLEALIAEGAFASGSMAPKVTAACRFTRQSGKPAAITSLSKIADALAGVAGTIVRPAPSRPGRPAGADGPSA, encoded by the coding sequence GTGCGGGTGGTGATCGCGGTGGGCGGCAACGCGATGACCGCGGCCGACGGCTCGGCCCGTCCGCAGGACCAGCAGAGCGCTATCGAGCGGGCCGTCGAACCGATCGCCGAGCTGATCTGCGCCGGCCATCAGGTGGTGCTGACGCATGGCAACGGCCCGCAGGTGGGCAACCTGCTGGTCAAGAACGAGCTGGCCGCCTCGGTGGTGCCGCCGGTGCCGCTGGACTGGTGCGGCGCGCAGACCCAGGCCACCGTCGGCCTGTTGATCCTCAACGCTCTCGACCGGGCACTGGCCGCCCGGAACTCGCAGGCGCGCACCGCGGTGGTCGTCTCGCGCACCGAGGTCGCCGCGGACGATCCGGCTTTCAGCGCGCCGTCCAAACCGATCGGGCGCTACCTCAGCAGGGCCGACGCGGCCGTGATGACCGGCCACGGCCAGCACTGGCAGGACCGCGGTGAGCGGGGCTGGCGCCGGGTGGTCGCCTCGCCCGAGCCGCTGCGCTGCCTGGACGCCCCGGCCGTGGTGGCCTTGCTGGCCGCCGGCTTCGCGGTGGTGTGCTCCGGCGGCGGCGGCATCCCGGTGGTGGCCGACGGCAGCCCCGGCGGCTACCGCGGCGTCGAGGCCGTCATCGACAAGGACCTGACCGCGGCCCTGCTGGCCGACGCGCTGGCCGCGGACCGGCTGGTGATCGCCACCGACGTCGAGCACGCGGTGCTCGGCTGGGGCACCGACAGCGCGACGCCCCTGGCCGGCGTCGACGTGGACGACCTCGAAGCGCTCATCGCCGAGGGCGCCTTCGCCAGCGGCAGCATGGCGCCGAAGGTGACCGCCGCCTGCCGGTTCACCCGCCAGAGCGGCAAGCCGGCGGCCATCACCTCGCTGAGCAAGATCGCCGACGCCCTGGCCGGGGTGGCCGGCACCATCGTGCGTCCCGCGCCGTCCCGGCCGGGGCGCCCAGCAGGCGCCGACGGCCCGTCTGCCTAG